Sequence from the Sphingomonas sp. SORGH_AS_0950 genome:
GCGCAGGGGCTGGGCGGCCTGTCCACCATCCTCGACGTCAAGATCCTCGACTGGCCGACCCATGCCGCGTCCAAGCCGGTGGCGATGATCCCCAATTGCGCCGCGACCCGCCATGCGCATTTCACGCTGGACGGCTCGGGCCCGGTCTATCTCGAAGCCCCCAAGCTGGAGGAATGGCCCAAGGTCGACTGGAAGCCCGACCTCCAGGCCGCTCGCCGCGTCGACCTGAACACGCTGACGCCGGAAGAGGTGAAGAGCTGGAAGCATGGCGACCGGCTGCTGCTGAACGGCAAGATGCTCACGGGGCGCGACGCCGCGCACAAGCGGATCAAGGACATGCTCGATCGTGGCGAGGAGCTGCCGGTCGAGTTTCGCGGCCGCGTGATCTATTATGTCGGGCCGGTCGATCCGGTCGGCGAGGAAGTGGTCGGCCCGGCGGGCCCGACGACCGCGACCCGCATGGACAAGTTCACCCGCATGATGCTCGACCAGGGCCTGCTGGCGATGGTCGGCAAGGCCGAGCGTGGTCCGGCGGCGACCGACGCGATCCGCGAATACCAGTCCGCCTATCTGATGGCGGTCGGCGGCGCGGCCTATCTGGTCGCGCGCGCGATCAAGGGATCGAAGGTCGTCGGCTTCGAGGATCTGGGCATGGAGGCGATCTACGAGTTCGACGTGGAGAATTTCCCCGTCACCGTCGCGGTCGATTCCGAAGGCCAGAACGTCCACACGCTGGCCCCGTTGGTCTGGCGCGACAAGATCGCCAAGGAAGGCCTGCTGACCCCGGCGTGATGGGGCGATTTAGGGCTGATCGACATTCAGTACTGCTTCTTCTTCCCCTCTCCCCTGGATAGGGGAGAGGGTTAGCGAAGCTTGCCAGCCTGCTGGCTAGCGCAGCTTGGGTAAGGGGTTGAGCGAGCCCAAAAGGCTCGCGCGCTCGCAGAACGAGCGCCCACCCCTCACCCAGCTCCGACTAAGCCTTTGCTTTCGCAAAGACCAAGTCTGCGCAACCCTCTCCCCTCTGCGAGGGGCGAGGGAGGGAAAGGCATGGCTGAATGGCGATCCGCCCTAGCCGCTCCCGCTGGGGGGAGGGGCGTGTCAGGCGTCGGACGCGATCGCCATCCGTCCGTTCAATTCCTGTAGAGCGCGTCCAGTCGCTCGCCATAGATTTCGCGCAGGACGTGGCGGCGGATCTTCAAGGACGGGGTCAGCTGCTCGTTCTCGATCGTGAAGGGTTCGTCGGCGATGATGAAGCGGCGGATGCGTTCGGTCACCGACAGGTCGCGATTGACCCGGTCGACCGCCGCCGAGACCGCCGCGCGGAAGTCGAGATCGTCGTCCAGCGCGGTGCGGTTGCACCCCGTCCCCGACTTCGCGCACCATTCCGCCGTCCATTCGGCATCGGGCACGATCAGCGCGACCATATAGGGACGCCGGTCCCCCGCGATCATCGCCTGGCCGATCTCGGGCTGGAGCGTCAGCATCCCCTCGACCTTCTGGGGGGCGACATTCTCGCCCTTGTCGTTGATGATCAGGTCCTTCTTGCGGTCGGTGATGCGCAGGCGACCGGCCGCGTCGAACTCGCCGATATCGCCGGTATGCAGCCAGCCGTCCTTCAGCACCCGCTCGGTCTCGACCGGATTGCGCCAATAGCCGTGCATGACCAATTCGCCGCGCACCAGTATCTCGCCATCTTCGGCGATGCGGACCTCGGTATCCGCCAGCGGCGGGCCGACCGTTTCCATCCGCACGCCGGCGCGCGGCCGGTTGCAGGCGATGACCGGCGCGGCCTCGGTCTGGCCATAGCCTTGCAGCAAGGTGAGGCCGATCGAATGGAAGAACAGCCCGACCTGGGGATTCAGCGGCGCGCCGCCCGACACCATCGCCTTCAGCCTTCCGCCGAACTTCTTGGCGATCTTGGGCTTGAACAGCGTCGCCACCGCCAGTTGCGCGGGCCGGTCGACCAGCCGGAGCTTGCCGTCATAGCTGCGCGCGCCCAGCGCCAGCGCCTGGTCGAGCAGCCGCGCGCCGAGCCCGCCCTTCTTCTCGATCGCCTTGGCGATGCGGGTGTGCAGCACTTCGAACAGGCGGGGCACGACGAACATGATCGTCGGGCGCACCTCCTCGATATTGGCGGCCAGCTTGTCGAGGCCCTCGGCATAATAAATCTGCCCGCCCAGCGCGATCGGGAAATGCTGGCCGCCGGTATGCTCATAGGCGTGCGAGAGGGGGAGGAAGGACAGGAACACCTCGTCCTCCCAGCCGAAATCCTCCGCGATCACCGCGCTGCATCCGGCGCAATTGTGCAGGATCGCGCCGTGATGCTGCATCACCCCGCGCGGCGCGCCGCCGGTGCCCGAGGTGTAGATGATGCAGGCCAGGTCCTTGCGGCCGAAATCGGCCTGTGCGGCCACCGCATCGGGCGCGGTCGGATGCGCGGCGATCAGCGCGTCATATTGGCGGCACTCGATCTGCGCGGGGCCGAGCTTGAGCGGCTCGAACCCGATCACCGTCTGGACATGGTTGGAGCGCAGCGCGGCGGGGAGCAGCGTCGTCGCCAGCTTCTGGGTCGAGACGATGACCGCGCGCGCGCCCGAATTCTCGATGATATGGGTATGATCGCGCTCGGTATTGGTGGTGTAGGTCGGCACCGTGACGCAGCCCGCCGCCATGATGGCGAGGTCGGCGATGCACCATTCGGGGCGGTTCTCCGACACCAGCATCACCCGGTCGCCGCGTTGCAGCCCGGTCGCGCGCAGCCCCGCCGACAGGCTGGCCACCTGCCGCGCCGCCTCGGCCCAGCTGATCGCCTGCCACGCGCCGCCCTGCTTGCGCCACAGGAACGGCGCGTCGCCCTTTTCGGCGGCGCGGGTGAAGAACATGGTGACGAGATTGGGGAAATATTCGAGCGTACGCATGGTGCCTCTCCCACCGGCCCGTAT
This genomic interval carries:
- a CDS encoding long-chain fatty acid--CoA ligase, producing the protein MRTLEYFPNLVTMFFTRAAEKGDAPFLWRKQGGAWQAISWAEAARQVASLSAGLRATGLQRGDRVMLVSENRPEWCIADLAIMAAGCVTVPTYTTNTERDHTHIIENSGARAVIVSTQKLATTLLPAALRSNHVQTVIGFEPLKLGPAQIECRQYDALIAAHPTAPDAVAAQADFGRKDLACIIYTSGTGGAPRGVMQHHGAILHNCAGCSAVIAEDFGWEDEVFLSFLPLSHAYEHTGGQHFPIALGGQIYYAEGLDKLAANIEEVRPTIMFVVPRLFEVLHTRIAKAIEKKGGLGARLLDQALALGARSYDGKLRLVDRPAQLAVATLFKPKIAKKFGGRLKAMVSGGAPLNPQVGLFFHSIGLTLLQGYGQTEAAPVIACNRPRAGVRMETVGPPLADTEVRIAEDGEILVRGELVMHGYWRNPVETERVLKDGWLHTGDIGEFDAAGRLRITDRKKDLIINDKGENVAPQKVEGMLTLQPEIGQAMIAGDRRPYMVALIVPDAEWTAEWCAKSGTGCNRTALDDDLDFRAAVSAAVDRVNRDLSVTERIRRFIIADEPFTIENEQLTPSLKIRRHVLREIYGERLDALYRN
- a CDS encoding fumarate hydratase, whose amino-acid sequence is MTTLIRDTDLIESVADALQFISYYHPMDYIRALGKAYEAEKSPAAKDAIAQILTNSRMCAEGHRPICQDTGIVTVFVKWGQDCRLSGDRSLQEVVDEGVRRAYLHPENKLRASILADPAFTRRNTKDNTPSVLHVEMVPGNKVTVDVAAKGGGSENKSKFKMMNPSDSIVDWVLEMVPQMGAGWCPPGMLGIGIGGTAEKAVLLAKESLMGAIDMGQLKERGPRNDIEALRIELFDKVNALGIGAQGLGGLSTILDVKILDWPTHAASKPVAMIPNCAATRHAHFTLDGSGPVYLEAPKLEEWPKVDWKPDLQAARRVDLNTLTPEEVKSWKHGDRLLLNGKMLTGRDAAHKRIKDMLDRGEELPVEFRGRVIYYVGPVDPVGEEVVGPAGPTTATRMDKFTRMMLDQGLLAMVGKAERGPAATDAIREYQSAYLMAVGGAAYLVARAIKGSKVVGFEDLGMEAIYEFDVENFPVTVAVDSEGQNVHTLAPLVWRDKIAKEGLLTPA